From a region of the Hemibagrus wyckioides isolate EC202008001 linkage group LG14, SWU_Hwy_1.0, whole genome shotgun sequence genome:
- the rragcb gene encoding ras-related GTP binding Cb yields MSVQHSGDSLSGSRANLHPPHHLHHHHHVPHHHNHHLPPAPHHHHHQLRKEEDLCKDGFGYGVDEEEEDEEADSEEDISPSPDSDKPRILLLGLRRSGKSSIQKVVFHKMPPSETLFLESTNKIYKDDISSSSFVNFQIWDFPGQVDFFDPTFDYEMIFRGTGALIFVIDAQDDYMEALGRLHLTVSRAYRVNPNINFEVFVHKVDGLSDDHKIETQRDIHQRANDDLVDAGLDRLHLSFYLTSIYDHSIFEAFSKVVQKLIPQLPTLENLLNIFISNSGIEKAFLFDVLSKIYVATDSSPVDMQSYELCCDMIDVVIDISCIYGLKEDGSGAAYDKDSLAIIKLNNTTVLYLKEVTKFLALVCILREESFEKKGLIDYNFHCLTKAIHEVFELTVVRRNCLDDQLDSPSCSSVKAPLLNGTPRGLM; encoded by the exons ATGTCGGTGCAGCACAGCGGAGATAGTCTGTCCGGCTCCAGGGCTAatcttcatcctcctcaccatcttcatcatcatcatcacgttcctcatcatcataaccaccaccttcctcctgctcctcatcaccaccaccatcagctcCGTAAAGAGGAGGATTTGTGTAAGGACGGGTTCGGGTACGGTgtagatgaggaagaggaagatgaggaagcGGACAGTGAGGAGGACATTTCACCTTCACCGGACAGCGACAAGcccaggatcctgctgctggggCTGAGGCGCAGCGGAAAGTCCTCCATCCAGAAG gTGGTCTTCCATAAGATGCCCCCGAGTGAGACCTTGTTCCTGGAGAGCACTAATAAGATCTATAAGGACGACATCAGCAGCAGCTCCTTTGTGAATTTTCAGATCTGGGATTTCCCAGGTCAGGTTGACTTCTTCGACCCCACCTTTGATTATGAGATGATCTTCAGAGGAACTGGAGCGCTCATCTTCGTCATTGACGCTCAG GATGACTACATGGAGGCTCTGGGACGTCTTCACCTCACCGTGTCCCGCGCCTACAGGGTCAACCCCAACATCAACTTCGAGGTGTTCGTGCACAAGGTGGACGGTCTGTCGGATGACCACAAGAtcgagacacagagagacatccACCAGAGAGCCAACGACGACCTGGTGGACGCCGGACTGGACAGACTGCACCTCAG cttttACTTGACCAGCATCTATGACCACTCGATATTTGAGGCGTTCAGTAAAGTGGTTCAGAAACTCATCCCTCAGCTGCCCACACTGGAGAACCTCCTCAACATCTTCATatcg aactCTGGGATTGAGAAGGCCTTCCTGTTTGATGTGCTCAGTAAGATCTATGTGGCCACAGACAGCTCTCCTGTGGACATGCAGTCGTATGAACTGTGCTGTGACATGATCGATGTGGTCATCGACATCTCCTGCATTTacgg actgaAGGAGGATGGCAGTGGCGCTGCGTATGATAAAGACTCTTTGGCCATCATTAAGCTGAACAACACCACTGTGCTCTACCTGAAGGAGGTCACCAAGTTCCTGGCGCTGGTGTGTATCCTGAGAGAGGAGAGCTTTGAGAagaaag GTCTGATAGACTATAATTTCCACTGCCTGACGAAGGCCATACACGAGGTGTTTGAGCTGACCGTGGTCCGCAGGAACTGTTTGGACGATCAGCTGGActctcccagctgcagcagtgtTAAAGCTCCACTGCTCAATGGCACCCCTAGAGGCCTGATGTGA